Proteins encoded in a region of the Streptomyces sp. NBC_01298 genome:
- a CDS encoding vWA domain-containing protein has protein sequence MEPHEDRTHSAPRTPGAPRGGGPGRRRTRGRLAAAVLAGGLLLAGCGSGGSNRSADGGWNGGDAGPRPSATRPGGEATEGESDGRRPTGPPADYLSTFALDVDTASYGYARRTLADGKLPDPATVRPEEFVNSFRQDYQEPDGDGFSVTVDGARTTEPNWSLVRVGLATRVGNGGADGAEARPPAALTFVVDVSGSMAEPGRLDLVRSSMGLMTDQLREDDSVAVVTFSGKAQTRLPMTGVEGNRDRIHEVISALRTADSTNVEAGVTTGYEVAVASLRPGATNRVVLLSDALANTGATSADTILKRIGEARTKHGITLFGVGVGSEYNDAFMERLADKGDGHTAYVSDKEGARKVFCEDLPAQVQLRARDAKAQVAFDPGTVERFRLIGYDDRRVADGDFRNNAVDGGEVGSGHSVTALYAVRLRPGAAGHLVTATVRWLDPRTRAPHEESGRIEAEALSGDVWTAASPRFQVTAVAAYFASALRERDGGWERVPGSVPLASLAGHAERLAGSTEDPAVRDLAQAVYQARGLTG, from the coding sequence ATGGAGCCCCACGAGGACCGCACGCACAGCGCACCCCGCACGCCCGGAGCACCCCGCGGAGGCGGCCCGGGACGGCGGAGAACCCGCGGCAGACTGGCCGCCGCGGTCCTCGCCGGCGGCCTCCTGCTCGCCGGCTGCGGAAGCGGCGGCTCGAACCGCAGCGCCGACGGGGGGTGGAACGGCGGCGACGCCGGGCCGCGGCCGTCCGCCACCCGCCCCGGCGGAGAAGCCACGGAGGGCGAGAGCGACGGGCGGCGCCCGACCGGACCGCCCGCCGACTACCTCTCCACCTTCGCGCTCGACGTGGACACCGCCAGCTACGGGTACGCCCGCCGCACCCTCGCGGACGGCAAGCTCCCCGACCCCGCCACCGTCCGCCCCGAGGAGTTCGTCAACAGCTTCCGGCAGGACTACCAGGAGCCCGACGGCGACGGCTTCTCCGTCACCGTGGACGGAGCCCGCACCACCGAGCCGAACTGGTCGCTGGTCCGCGTCGGCCTCGCCACCCGGGTCGGCAACGGCGGGGCGGACGGCGCCGAGGCCCGGCCGCCCGCGGCGCTCACCTTCGTCGTGGACGTCTCCGGTTCCATGGCCGAGCCGGGCCGCCTCGACCTCGTCCGCAGCTCCATGGGCCTGATGACCGACCAGCTCCGCGAAGACGACTCGGTCGCCGTCGTCACCTTCAGCGGCAAGGCCCAGACCCGGCTGCCGATGACCGGTGTCGAAGGCAACCGCGACCGCATCCACGAGGTGATCTCCGCGCTGCGCACCGCCGACTCCACCAACGTGGAGGCCGGGGTCACCACCGGGTACGAGGTCGCGGTCGCGTCGCTGCGCCCCGGGGCCACCAACCGGGTCGTCCTGCTCTCCGACGCCCTGGCCAACACCGGGGCCACCTCCGCCGACACCATCCTGAAGCGGATCGGCGAGGCCCGGACCAAGCACGGGATCACCCTGTTCGGGGTGGGCGTGGGCAGCGAGTACAACGACGCCTTCATGGAACGGCTCGCCGACAAGGGCGACGGGCACACCGCCTACGTCTCCGACAAGGAGGGCGCCCGCAAGGTGTTCTGCGAGGACCTCCCGGCGCAGGTGCAGCTGCGGGCCCGCGACGCGAAGGCCCAGGTCGCCTTCGATCCGGGGACCGTCGAACGGTTCCGGCTGATCGGCTACGACGACCGCCGCGTCGCCGACGGCGACTTCAGGAACAACGCGGTGGACGGGGGAGAGGTCGGCTCCGGCCACTCCGTGACCGCCCTGTACGCGGTACGGCTGCGCCCCGGAGCCGCCGGACACCTGGTGACGGCGACGGTGCGCTGGCTGGACCCGCGCACCCGGGCGCCGCACGAGGAGTCCGGCCGGATCGAGGCGGAGGCCCTGTCCGGCGACGTGTGGACCGCGGCGTCCCCGCGGTTCCAGGTCACCGCGGTGGCCGCCTACTTCGCCTCCGCCCTGCGCGAGCGCGACGGCGGCTGGGAGCGGGTGCCTGGCTCCGTACCGCTGGCGAGCCTGGCCGGGCACGCGGAACGGCTGGCCGGGAGCACCGAGGATCCGGCCGTACGCGACCTGGCGCAGGCCGTGTACCAGGCCCGCGGGCTCACCGGCTGA
- a CDS encoding dihydrofolate reductase family protein, translating into MGLIHIELFSTLDLVGQAPGGPDEDPAGFPFGGWQAPLLDEVTGAQVAAAYEGTDALLLGRRTYDIFAAYWPHQKGGEDGEIATLFNSVPKYVASRGRPDLAWAGSTHLGPDLAGAVREIRDRHEHVKVVGSLNLVQTLLREKLFDRLDLWVHPIVLGVGKKVFDDGAVPTNLALLAPPATGAKGTVYLRYGLADGTPGTGDMRAPGRGVENA; encoded by the coding sequence ATGGGCCTCATCCACATCGAGCTGTTCTCGACCCTCGACCTCGTCGGGCAGGCCCCCGGCGGCCCCGACGAGGACCCGGCGGGGTTCCCCTTCGGCGGCTGGCAGGCACCCCTGCTGGACGAGGTCACCGGGGCGCAGGTCGCAGCCGCGTACGAGGGCACGGACGCCCTGCTGCTCGGCCGGCGGACGTACGACATCTTCGCCGCCTACTGGCCGCACCAGAAGGGCGGCGAGGACGGCGAGATCGCCACGCTCTTCAACAGCGTCCCGAAGTACGTGGCCTCGCGCGGCAGGCCCGACCTCGCGTGGGCCGGGTCCACCCACCTCGGCCCGGACCTGGCCGGCGCGGTGCGCGAGATCCGTGACCGGCACGAGCACGTGAAGGTCGTCGGCAGCCTGAACCTCGTCCAGACGCTGCTGCGGGAGAAGCTCTTCGACCGCCTCGACCTGTGGGTGCACCCGATCGTGCTCGGTGTCGGGAAGAAGGTGTTCGACGACGGCGCCGTGCCCACCAACCTCGCGCTGCTCGCACCCCCGGCCACCGGCGCCAAGGGAACGGTGTACCTGCGCTACGGGCTCGCCGACGGCACTCCCGGAACAGGCGACATGCGCGCCCCC